In one window of Megalopta genalis isolate 19385.01 chromosome 8, iyMegGena1_principal, whole genome shotgun sequence DNA:
- the CPR12 gene encoding cuticular protein 12: MKLFLAVALFVAAAYAVPLVPENDVVLVKETPSDNIGLGGYNYGYELSNGQAHQETAEVINQGTEHEALAVRGSFSWVDPQTNVRYNVNYVADENGFHPQGEHIPA; the protein is encoded by the exons ATGAAGCTG TTCCTTGCTGTCGCTCTCTTCGTCGCCGCCGCATACGCTGTCCCTCTCGTGCCCGAGAACGACGTAGTGCTGGTCAAAGAAACACCTTCCGACAACATCGGCCTAGGCGGCTACAATTACGGATACGAATTGTCGAATGGCCAGGCCCACCAGGAAACCGCCGAAGTCATTAACCAAGGAACCGAACACGAGGCCCTCGCTGTCCGCGGAAGCTTCAGCTGGGTCGACCCGCAGACCAACGTCAGATACAACGTGAACTATGTCGCTGACGAAAATGGTTTCCACCCACAGGGTGAACACATTCCCGCTTAA
- the CPR13 gene encoding cuticular protein 13 yields the protein MKTIIVFAALVAIALAAPALREPEVVLLKETPSDNVGLGNYNYGFQLSDGSSKQEVAELVNGGTDGQFLKVRGSFSFVDPVTNVAYTVNYVADENGFHPEGEHLPQN from the exons atgaaaaCA ATCATTGTCTTCGCCGCCCTCGTCGCTATTGCTCTGGCTGCGCCCGCTTTACGAGAACCGGAAGTTGTACTCCTTAAAGAGACTCCGTCCGATAATGTTGGTCTGGGCAACTACAATTATGGTTTTCAACTGTCCGATGGTTCTTCCAAGCAAGAGGTAGCGGAATTAGTTAATGGCGGCACCGATGGTCAATTCCTGAAAGTTCGTGGCAGTTTCTCTTTCGTCGATCCGGTTACCAACGTTGCCTACACCGTCAACTATGTTGCCGACGAAAATGGTTTCCACCCTGAAGGAGAGCATCTTCCTCAGAATTAA